Proteins from a single region of Argopecten irradians isolate NY chromosome 7, Ai_NY, whole genome shotgun sequence:
- the LOC138327782 gene encoding polyunsaturated fatty acid 5-lipoxygenase-like, with translation MSSDVTYDISVKTGDKKHAGTDANIHICLHCDDGNKTDKYNLDKFFRNDFERGQKDSFSVKSIYLARVDYIELWRDTAGILDDWFVDVIEIVCHKQTFIFPFFRWIKPNYHYRIRHLDTSLPEDDPFKEQRRTGLKEAREQYQLTVNIPGFPAQVKSLPEDENFSFDYVWDITKRKTHAILKSKIAKLTSGSWKDLDDLQNIYTKEVLVLPESVAYWKNDEYFGYQRICKMNNTLIELCTAIPKKLAVTDEMVKPSLEGLTLAKAIQAKRLFMVDYEIMDGLPCGVAEHVICAPIALFFVNGKQKLMPIAIQLFQTPGKNNPVFLPTDPEYTWITAKLWFNHADSTYHQSFTHLGGTHVTMEGTAVITHRNLSPSHPVFKLLAPHFLYLLAINTRALGNLIAPGGWADRALSVGIKGMFEVIRRKTQQWRLDVDGTLPKDLEHRGLLGENVLPGYYFRDDALQIYNAIFNYVVKYLKLYYGSPEKLMNDNELQDWAAEMVLPKDKGGLGLLGVPGNGKITTIDQLATILTSNIYMCSVAHAAANFPQYDQYAFPPAYPASMRGKPPKDKTPLSESSVLASLPEKQTTLDMMIVTYILSERSTNCLGNFEVQYVYDPQALAIVDEFRNELKAISQQIKEKNKTRDPPYPWLDPEEIPNSISI, from the exons ATGTCATCTGATGTTACGTACGACATCTCTGTAAAAACAGGGGATAAGAAACACGCGGGAACGGACGCTAATATCCACATCTGCCTTCACTGTGATGATGGCaacaaaacagataaatacAACTTGGATAAATTCTTCAGAAACGACTTCGAAAGAGGACAGAAAGACTCCTTCTCAGTGAAAAGTATCTATCTTGCCAGAGTAGACTACATAGAACTTTGGAGAGACACTGCTGGTATCCTTGATGACTGGTTTGTGGATGTCATAGAGATAGTTTGTCACAAACAAACCTTCATATTCCCTTTCTTTAGATGGATCAAACCGAATTATCACTACAGGATTCGTCATCTAGACACATCACTACCAGAAGATGATCCTTTTAAAGAACAGAGAAGAACAGGCTTAAAAGAAGCCAGGGAACAGTACCAGCTGACAGTAAATATTCCTGGGTTTCCTGCACAG GTGAAGTCCTTGCCAGAAGATGAAAACTTTTCTTTCGACTACGTG tGGGATATAACGAAAAGGAAGACACATGCCATCCTGAAGAGTAAAATTGCCAAACTTACCAGTGGAAGCTGGAAAGATCTGGACGATCTACAGAATATCTACACCAAGGAAGTTCTAGTTCTTCCCgag AGTGTGGCATATTGgaaaaatgatgaatattttgGATACCAAAGGATATGCAAGATGAACAATACTCTTATTGAGCTGTGTACAGCTATACCGAAAAA ATTGGCTGTTACAGATGAAATGGTTAAACCAAGCTTAGAAGGGTTAACACTAGCCAAAGCTATACAGGCCAAACGATTATTCATGGTTGATTATGAAATCATGGATGGTCTCCCTTGCGGTGTAGCGGAGCATGTG atatgTGCCCCAATTGCACTTTTCTTTGTGAATGGGAAACAGAAGCTGATGCCGATAGCAATACAATTGTTCCAGACACCAGGAAAAAACAATCCG GTGTTCCTTCCCACGGATCCGGAATATACATGGATTACAGCCAAGCTGTGGTTTAATCATGCCGACAGCACGTACCACCAGTCATTTACCCATTTAG GAGGGACACATGTAACTATGGAGGGCACGGCTGTTATAACACACAGGAATCTGTCACCCTCACACCCAGTGTTCAAACTTCTGGCTCCCCACTTTCTCTATCTTCTGGCTATCAATAC ACGTGCCTTGGGGAACCTGATAGCTCCCGGTGGTTGGGCTGACAGGGCGTTGTCTGTCGGAATAAAAGGCATGTTTGAAGTCATCCGACGGAA GACTCAGCAGTGGAGACTGGATGTAGACGGTACTCTCCCAAAGGACCTGGAACACAGAGGG TTGCTAGGAGAAAATGTGTTGCCAGGCTATTACTTCCGGGACGATGCACTACAGATTTACAACGCCATTTTCAATTACGTCGTGAAATACTTGAAATTATattatg GATCACCCGAAAAGCTGATGAATGACAATGAGCTGCAGGATTGGGCGGCTGAAATGGTGTTGCCCAAAGACAAAGGAGGACTCGGCCTTCTT GGTGTACCAGGCAATGGTAAAATCACCACAATAGACCAGCTAGCCACGATACTTACAAGTAATATCTACATGTGTAGTGTAGCCCACGCGGCGGCCAACTTCCCGCAGTATGATCAGTACGCCTTCCCTCCTGCTTATCCCGCCTCAATGAGGGGTAAACCTCCCAAAGATAAG ACACCCCTGTCTGAGTCATCAGTGTTGGCGTCCCTTCCTGAGAAGCAGACGACACTTGACATGATGATTGTCACCTATATCCTTAGCGAGAGGTCCACCAACTGTCTGGGAAACTTTGAAGTTCAGTATGTTTATGATCCACAGGCTTTAGCAATCGTTGATGA GTTTAGAAATGAACTGAAAGCTATTTCCCAGCAAATCAAAGAAAAGAATAAAACCAGAGATCCTCCGTATCCCTGGTTAGATCCCGAAGAGATTCCGAACTCCATCAGTATTTAA